In Geopsychrobacter electrodiphilus DSM 16401, a single window of DNA contains:
- a CDS encoding heavy metal translocating P-type ATPase gives MNQYGDKGRHAIEDKSYVDPVCGMSTADDMAFKRYELAGHCFYFCSEKCLGKFKQSPDAYLVEETAPAFVDPVCGMSTDVEGKFKHLEHAGHSYYFCSDKCLGKFKQAPSSYLDKGGAMPVVVSPAEKAATYSCPMHPEVEQIGPGPCPKCGMALEALISPLQTTRTEYSCPMHPEVVEANPGSCPKCGMALESRTLALEEEENPEYADMRRRFIFSAILSVPLVLIAMRHMLPGGQLIVNLAAGRVFNWLEMLLATPVVLWAGWPFYVRAVQSVINRSLNMFTLIGLGVSVAYGYSLVGVLMPQIFPANMRSADGAVGVYFEAAAVIVTLILLGQMLELSARSRTGAAIKALLGLSPKTARRVNADGSDEDIPLDQVQAGDHLRIRPGEKVPVDGQVVEGSSSVDESMISGEPIPVAKQAGDPLIGATINSSGSLIMRAEKVGSETLLARIIQMVADAQRSRAPIQKLADQVAGYFVPVVIAISFLAFVVWMMVGPDPRLAYALIAAVSVLIIACPCALGLATPMSIMVATGKGAGMGVLFKNAEAIETLRKITTLVVDKTGTLTLGKPKLTAVIPTAEMDEKRLLFLAASLEKNSEHPLAAALVSGASDEGVTLAKAEGFDSHTGKGVSGKVDGVEVLLGNSKLLQDYSIDFSSLASQAEKMSSEGQTVMYLAAAGKFAGLLVVSDPIKESTPEAIRQLHAEGIKIVMLTGDNRATAEAVGKQLGIDEIVAEVMPDEKAAVVKKFQDAGELVAMAGDGINDAPALAQAEVGIAMGTGTDVAMESAGVTLVKGDLTGIIRARKLSRATMSNIRQNLFFAFIYNSLGVPLAAGVLYPVFGITLSPVIAAAAMSLSSVSVVSNALRLRTAKID, from the coding sequence ATGAATCAATATGGAGATAAGGGCCGTCACGCCATAGAGGATAAGTCGTATGTCGATCCGGTCTGCGGTATGAGTACCGCAGATGACATGGCGTTTAAACGTTATGAACTTGCGGGGCATTGCTTTTACTTTTGCAGTGAAAAGTGCCTTGGCAAGTTCAAGCAGTCACCTGATGCCTACCTGGTTGAGGAGACAGCCCCCGCCTTTGTTGACCCGGTCTGTGGCATGAGCACTGATGTAGAGGGAAAATTTAAACATCTTGAGCATGCGGGACACAGCTACTACTTCTGCAGTGACAAGTGTCTGGGAAAGTTTAAACAGGCCCCTTCAAGTTACTTGGACAAGGGGGGAGCTATGCCGGTCGTTGTCTCTCCCGCAGAGAAAGCGGCGACCTACAGCTGTCCGATGCATCCCGAGGTTGAACAGATCGGCCCAGGTCCCTGCCCTAAATGCGGCATGGCGCTGGAAGCACTGATCTCACCCTTGCAGACGACGCGCACCGAATACAGCTGCCCGATGCACCCCGAGGTGGTCGAGGCAAACCCCGGAAGTTGCCCCAAGTGTGGCATGGCGCTGGAAAGCCGGACCCTCGCGCTGGAGGAAGAGGAGAATCCTGAATACGCCGACATGCGCAGGCGGTTCATCTTTTCCGCCATCCTCTCGGTGCCGCTGGTGCTGATCGCCATGCGTCACATGCTCCCCGGCGGCCAGTTGATTGTCAATCTGGCCGCCGGCCGGGTTTTCAACTGGCTTGAAATGCTGCTCGCCACCCCGGTAGTGCTCTGGGCCGGATGGCCCTTTTATGTACGCGCCGTCCAGTCGGTGATCAACAGGAGTCTGAATATGTTCACCCTGATCGGTCTGGGGGTGTCGGTCGCCTACGGCTACAGCCTGGTCGGGGTGCTGATGCCGCAGATCTTCCCCGCCAACATGCGCAGTGCCGATGGAGCAGTCGGGGTCTATTTCGAGGCCGCCGCGGTGATCGTGACCCTGATCCTGTTGGGTCAGATGCTGGAATTGAGTGCCCGCAGCCGTACTGGTGCGGCGATCAAGGCGCTGCTCGGGCTCTCGCCCAAAACCGCGCGCCGGGTCAATGCCGACGGCAGTGATGAAGACATCCCCCTCGACCAAGTGCAGGCTGGCGATCACTTGCGCATCCGTCCGGGGGAGAAAGTTCCGGTCGATGGTCAAGTTGTTGAGGGGAGCAGCAGCGTGGATGAGTCGATGATCTCGGGCGAACCGATCCCGGTTGCAAAGCAGGCCGGAGACCCCCTGATCGGCGCCACCATCAACAGCAGTGGCAGCCTGATCATGCGCGCCGAAAAGGTCGGCAGCGAAACCCTACTGGCGCGAATCATCCAGATGGTCGCCGATGCCCAGCGTTCGCGAGCGCCGATCCAGAAGCTGGCCGATCAGGTCGCTGGTTATTTCGTACCGGTCGTCATCGCTATCTCCTTCCTGGCTTTTGTGGTCTGGATGATGGTCGGCCCCGATCCGCGCTTGGCCTATGCCCTGATCGCGGCGGTTTCGGTGCTGATTATCGCCTGTCCTTGCGCTTTGGGGCTGGCGACTCCGATGTCGATTATGGTCGCCACCGGCAAAGGCGCGGGCATGGGGGTGCTGTTTAAAAATGCCGAGGCGATTGAAACCCTGAGAAAAATCACGACCCTGGTGGTCGATAAAACCGGCACCCTGACCCTCGGGAAACCGAAGCTGACCGCCGTGATTCCAACCGCCGAAATGGACGAAAAGCGTTTGCTCTTTCTGGCCGCCAGCCTCGAGAAAAACAGTGAACATCCCCTCGCTGCGGCACTGGTCTCTGGAGCTAGCGATGAGGGGGTGACCCTGGCCAAGGCCGAAGGCTTCGATTCCCATACCGGAAAAGGGGTCTCCGGTAAGGTCGATGGCGTGGAGGTGCTGCTCGGCAATTCCAAACTGTTGCAGGATTATTCCATCGACTTTTCATCCCTCGCATCCCAGGCCGAAAAGATGAGCAGCGAAGGGCAGACAGTGATGTACCTTGCCGCTGCCGGCAAATTCGCCGGTCTGCTGGTGGTCTCCGATCCGATCAAGGAATCAACGCCAGAAGCGATACGCCAGTTACATGCCGAGGGGATCAAGATCGTCATGCTCACCGGCGACAACCGTGCGACCGCCGAAGCCGTCGGTAAACAGCTCGGAATCGATGAGATCGTCGCCGAGGTCATGCCGGATGAAAAGGCGGCGGTGGTCAAGAAATTTCAGGACGCCGGCGAACTGGTGGCCATGGCCGGTGACGGCATCAACGATGCCCCGGCGCTGGCCCAGGCGGAAGTCGGCATTGCAATGGGGACCGGCACCGATGTCGCCATGGAATCGGCCGGAGTGACCCTGGTTAAAGGTGATCTGACCGGTATTATCCGGGCGCGCAAGCTCAGCCGGGCAACCATGAGCAATATCCGCCAGAACCTGTTCTTTGCTTTTATCTACAATTCTCTGGGAGTGCCGCTGGCCGCCGGGGTGCTCTATCCGGTCTTCGGCATCACGCTCAGCCCGGTGATTGCCGCGGCGGCGATGAGTTTGAGCTCGGTGTCGGTGGTGAGCAACGCCCTGCGGTTGAGGACAGCGAAGATTGATTGA
- a CDS encoding NAD(P)/FAD-dependent oxidoreductase, which yields MRRPLEIIGAGPAGLAAALTIARAGGKAIVYERHSDVGTRFHGDFQGLENWTTGDDVLEELAELGIEATFEYQAFRECLFFDDRGKEYLCRSALPLWYLVRRGGGAGSLDQVLKQQALTAGVEIRFNTEHRHLPAGGIVAYGPRRTDVVAAGYLFETDCPDGAYAVVSDQIAPKGYAYLLVSGGRGTMAVCQFADLRSCKTYLDKAVDFFQKKIGLRMTNSKFFSGFGNIFPSRRARKGQLLYAGEAAGFQDALFGFGMRYAMVSGHLAAQAMLAACPEDYEILLKRRFESMFKLSVVNRYIYESLGTLGYHNLLQRLCSASDPRAWLQHFYCSGRVRKLAFPFVRRSTAHKAELVTSCKEGCDCIFCRCRPAVQAKLSEGGLK from the coding sequence ATGAGGAGACCTTTAGAAATTATCGGTGCTGGTCCGGCAGGCTTGGCTGCCGCTCTAACCATTGCCAGGGCGGGAGGCAAGGCGATCGTTTACGAACGCCACTCCGATGTCGGTACTCGTTTTCATGGAGATTTTCAGGGACTAGAAAATTGGACCACCGGCGACGATGTTCTGGAAGAACTGGCGGAACTGGGGATCGAAGCCACCTTTGAATATCAGGCCTTTCGTGAATGTCTCTTTTTTGATGATCGCGGTAAGGAATACCTCTGTCGGTCGGCATTGCCACTCTGGTATCTGGTTCGTCGTGGTGGCGGGGCAGGGTCGCTCGATCAGGTGCTCAAGCAGCAGGCTCTGACCGCCGGTGTGGAGATTCGTTTCAACACGGAACATCGTCATTTGCCTGCCGGGGGTATTGTTGCCTACGGACCGCGCCGAACCGATGTTGTGGCTGCCGGCTATCTCTTTGAAACGGATTGTCCAGACGGAGCCTATGCCGTCGTTTCGGATCAAATCGCCCCGAAGGGCTACGCCTACCTGCTGGTCAGCGGTGGCCGTGGCACAATGGCCGTGTGTCAGTTTGCAGATCTGCGAAGCTGCAAAACCTACCTGGACAAAGCGGTCGATTTTTTCCAGAAAAAGATCGGACTACGTATGACAAATTCGAAATTTTTCAGCGGGTTCGGCAACATTTTCCCCTCGCGAAGGGCACGCAAGGGTCAACTGTTGTACGCCGGGGAGGCAGCGGGTTTTCAGGATGCACTTTTCGGCTTCGGTATGCGTTACGCTATGGTTTCGGGGCATCTGGCGGCACAAGCTATGCTGGCGGCCTGCCCGGAAGACTACGAGATTCTGCTTAAGCGGCGTTTCGAAAGCATGTTTAAGTTGTCCGTTGTGAACCGTTACATCTATGAAAGCCTTGGCACTCTGGGCTACCACAATTTGTTGCAACGTCTCTGCTCCGCCTCCGATCCCCGCGCCTGGCTGCAGCATTTCTACTGTTCCGGCCGCGTGAGAAAGCTGGCGTTTCCCTTTGTGCGACGAAGCACTGCGCACAAAGCAGAACTGGTCACCAGTTGCAAGGAGGGTTGCGACTGCATCTTCTGCAGGTGTCGGCCTGCGGTCCAGGCTAAATTGAGTGAGGGTGGTCTCAAATAA
- a CDS encoding GTP-binding protein EngB, with translation MADPVDSESSATIRVRVEKARAIQRERLASYGLHANSAMAARHIRKFCPLDEAGQKLLEMVVDKLGMSARSYSRILKVARTIADLAGEENIGQMHLAEAIQYRGLDRKTF, from the coding sequence TTGGCTGATCCAGTGGATAGCGAATCTTCTGCGACCATTCGTGTCCGGGTGGAAAAGGCCCGTGCTATCCAGCGGGAACGTCTTGCGTCTTATGGCCTGCATGCGAATTCTGCTATGGCTGCCCGACACATCCGCAAATTCTGCCCGCTGGATGAGGCAGGGCAAAAACTGCTGGAGATGGTGGTCGATAAACTCGGTATGTCGGCGCGCAGTTACAGTCGGATTCTCAAGGTGGCGAGAACAATTGCTGATCTCGCAGGAGAAGAGAATATTGGTCAGATGCATCTGGCCGAGGCGATTCAGTATCGGGGGCTGGATAGGAAAACCTTTTGA
- a CDS encoding HD-GYP domain-containing protein has translation MGNKTFTCSFCSAEIDRVPFARQGDSYCCEGCFLKQQEFQTLKLALDEAHLALPEALVMALDEREHQTGLHSKRVACHTLVLAQHFTTDAEMLRQVYWGALLHDIGKIGIPDAVLLKRGALSPKEWMVMRSHPQRGHAILAGLPFLTGAAEIVRSHQEKFDGSGYPRGLVGEAIPWGARVFAVIDTLDAMTSDRPYRQGCSFDQARIEILQLRGSKFDPRAVEAFLAEETTLRNMVALKCGKLPIDAEEFRKGM, from the coding sequence ATGGGGAATAAAACCTTCACCTGCAGCTTCTGCAGCGCAGAAATTGATCGGGTGCCTTTCGCCCGGCAGGGTGACAGCTACTGCTGCGAAGGGTGTTTTCTGAAGCAGCAGGAATTTCAGACTTTGAAACTGGCGCTTGACGAGGCTCACCTCGCCCTGCCGGAGGCGCTGGTCATGGCCTTGGACGAGCGTGAACACCAGACAGGCCTGCATTCCAAGCGGGTGGCCTGTCACACCCTGGTTTTAGCCCAGCACTTCACCACCGACGCGGAGATGCTGCGCCAGGTTTACTGGGGAGCGCTTCTGCACGACATCGGAAAGATCGGCATACCCGATGCGGTCCTACTGAAACGTGGGGCGTTGTCGCCGAAGGAGTGGATGGTGATGCGCTCCCACCCGCAGCGCGGGCACGCGATCCTGGCCGGGCTTCCGTTTCTCACCGGGGCTGCCGAGATCGTTCGGAGTCATCAAGAGAAATTTGACGGGTCCGGCTACCCTCGAGGTCTGGTCGGTGAGGCAATTCCCTGGGGCGCACGGGTCTTTGCTGTAATTGATACCCTGGATGCCATGACCTCGGATCGCCCCTACCGCCAAGGGTGCTCTTTTGACCAGGCGCGGATAGAGATCCTTCAGTTGCGTGGAAGCAAATTCGATCCTCGGGCAGTTGAAGCGTTCCTGGCTGAAGAAACGACCCTGCGGAATATGGTGGCGTTGAAGTGCGGAAAGCTGCCCATTGATGCCGAAGAGTTCAGAAAAGGAATGTAG
- a CDS encoding DUF5676 family membrane protein has product MGYLNWKTVGVSVGLFLAVSYLLCVIYDLILPGQNMYLAWSRLLPGFKWLTWGTFFLGLIESFLYGVYFSLVFVPLYNFCKKKFE; this is encoded by the coding sequence ATGGGATATCTCAATTGGAAAACCGTGGGTGTATCCGTTGGATTGTTTTTAGCGGTTAGTTACCTGCTGTGCGTAATCTATGATCTGATTTTACCTGGTCAGAATATGTATCTGGCCTGGAGCAGGCTACTGCCTGGTTTTAAGTGGCTGACCTGGGGGACGTTTTTCCTGGGGCTGATAGAGAGCTTTCTTTACGGGGTCTATTTTTCCCTGGTGTTTGTCCCTCTCTACAATTTTTGCAAAAAAAAGTTCGAATAG
- a CDS encoding MerR family DNA-binding protein, producing the protein MLNSLTIGRLAKKAEVSIDSIRFYERKGLLAEPLRTESNYRVYPLETAVRLRFIKKAQNLGFSLNEIQELLELQQNPAARKSEVKAKTAEKIKAIHLKIQDLSQMLGVLEHLSAACDGLGSIDKCPILEGLATDDSQKCHH; encoded by the coding sequence ATGTTGAATTCTTTGACAATTGGCAGGCTGGCGAAGAAGGCCGAAGTCTCTATCGACAGTATTCGCTTTTACGAGCGAAAGGGGCTACTGGCCGAGCCCCTGAGGACCGAGTCGAACTACCGGGTTTATCCGTTGGAGACCGCGGTCCGTCTGCGCTTCATCAAAAAGGCCCAGAACCTGGGCTTCTCCTTGAACGAAATCCAGGAACTGCTGGAACTGCAACAGAACCCGGCGGCCAGGAAGTCTGAGGTGAAGGCGAAAACGGCTGAGAAAATCAAGGCGATTCACTTGAAAATTCAGGATTTGAGCCAGATGCTCGGAGTGCTGGAGCACCTGAGCGCGGCCTGTGACGGCCTTGGTTCCATTGATAAATGTCCGATCCTTGAAGGCTTGGCCACAGATGACAGCCAAAAATGTCATCACTAA
- a CDS encoding methyltransferase family protein, whose product MNETIAHSGAWPIAVIMIVIASWFFYRYLAPKTWREWASAGLVQAFIIALYAEMYGFPLTIYFLVRFFGLDSKHLNANLWSSLLGIGESGMMISMVLGYALLFVGIGIFIQGWRVLYRARQQNQLVTTGLYRFVRHPQYTGLFIGLFGEGVVHWPTIFSVAILPVIVFAYYLLARSEEKKVIAQFGDEYRVYMNRVPMFIPRPGQWQAFIDSRGE is encoded by the coding sequence ATGAACGAAACGATTGCCCATTCTGGAGCCTGGCCCATCGCAGTGATCATGATCGTTATCGCGTCATGGTTTTTTTACCGCTATCTTGCGCCGAAAACCTGGCGCGAATGGGCGAGTGCCGGTCTGGTCCAAGCCTTTATTATAGCCCTGTACGCTGAGATGTACGGTTTTCCGCTGACGATATATTTTCTCGTCCGCTTTTTCGGCCTCGACAGCAAGCATCTTAATGCCAACCTCTGGTCGTCCCTGCTGGGTATCGGCGAATCCGGCATGATGATTTCGATGGTCCTCGGTTATGCATTACTGTTTGTCGGCATAGGGATTTTTATCCAGGGCTGGCGTGTACTCTACCGTGCCCGGCAACAAAACCAGCTTGTCACCACGGGTCTATACCGTTTTGTCAGACACCCGCAATACACCGGGCTGTTTATTGGTCTCTTCGGTGAAGGGGTCGTGCATTGGCCGACCATCTTCTCTGTCGCGATCCTGCCGGTTATCGTCTTTGCCTATTATCTGCTGGCTCGCAGTGAAGAGAAAAAGGTGATCGCACAATTCGGAGATGAGTATCGCGTGTATATGAACAGGGTGCCGATGTTTATTCCACGACCGGGGCAGTGGCAAGCGTTTATTGACAGTCGCGGCGAGTAA
- the cadR gene encoding Cd(II)/Pb(II)-responsive transcriptional regulator: MKMTLKIGELASRTRCPVETIRFYEKEGILPPPPRSSGNYRLYGEKHVECLLFVRRCRSLDMTLEEIRRLLLFRDAPQEDCTAVSAFLDEHIGQISTRITELEHLKDQLEALRQLCSGARTAEQCGILQELGSSGFTIEG; the protein is encoded by the coding sequence ATGAAAATGACTCTTAAGATCGGTGAACTGGCCAGCCGGACCCGCTGCCCGGTGGAAACAATCCGCTTCTACGAAAAGGAAGGGATTCTACCGCCCCCACCGCGCAGTAGCGGCAATTACCGCCTGTACGGGGAAAAACATGTCGAGTGTCTGCTGTTTGTGCGCCGTTGCCGTTCCCTCGATATGACCCTGGAAGAAATCAGGCGGCTTCTGCTGTTTCGCGACGCGCCTCAAGAAGACTGCACCGCAGTCAGCGCTTTCCTCGACGAACATATCGGGCAGATCAGCACACGCATCACGGAGCTTGAACATCTGAAGGATCAGTTGGAGGCGCTTCGTCAGCTCTGCAGCGGCGCACGTACCGCCGAACAGTGTGGGATCCTTCAAGAGCTTGGCTCATCAGGGTTCACCATAGAGGGATAG